In Pseudobdellovibrionaceae bacterium, the following proteins share a genomic window:
- a CDS encoding Hpt domain-containing protein: MSLSKVLLRHLKKICGITSQDLETLSTESNRLRANPESTELYPNLIKLGGSHQALLEAYSDSLKSTEERLDFVHRAMSLSSNELIEANQQIRLLMDSLGQGVLIFGPNGLCHPSYSSICEDLLECTPGNIHIADVLKIPEHDRQSFNDWIKLVFSDDFEFREMMALAPRFFKHSHNRNIKLEYREARTTAGTLSGVILIATDKTGEEKVQRELKKQKDYVDRVVKILHHRSQFQNYFDYLRTTLEWLKSLSDADFASSGNLEQIKRALHNLKGTTGSFHLNELLDIIHQSENLLATYVESQNPTHLKEFKFYLSEMEIYVRMFLLEYEFILGRDFTTKGRITEVNWEDLRSVYKSLISNDVPNEVREKFLKNLMSKKISDCLAYLNSALQIAAERTGKRCFPIIFEGGDLLVIEDSYKELFSTFVHFASNAARHGIESPSDRETLGKPLSGQMRIACTIESSEGQQWLKIEFKDDGQGISAKAVRDRLKAMGRPAPKTTPDEEVIQVIFEPDFSTAKKVDLIAGRGVGLNAIYESAIQMGGQVTVTSERGKGTTFTVCVPYLWDLDTAQRAQQTKAA; the protein is encoded by the coding sequence TTGAGCCTTTCCAAGGTCCTCCTCAGGCATCTCAAGAAAATCTGCGGGATCACCTCCCAGGACCTGGAAACTCTTTCGACGGAGTCCAATCGTCTTAGAGCCAACCCCGAATCGACCGAACTCTACCCGAATTTGATTAAACTGGGGGGATCTCACCAAGCTCTGTTAGAGGCCTATTCCGATTCTTTAAAGTCCACAGAGGAACGACTCGACTTTGTTCACAGAGCCATGAGCCTCTCCTCAAATGAACTAATTGAAGCCAACCAACAAATTCGCCTTCTCATGGACTCCCTGGGGCAAGGGGTCTTGATCTTTGGTCCCAATGGCCTATGCCACCCGTCCTATTCAAGTATCTGCGAAGATCTGTTAGAGTGCACCCCGGGGAATATACATATCGCCGATGTTCTTAAAATTCCCGAACATGACAGGCAGAGCTTCAATGACTGGATCAAGCTGGTCTTTTCAGACGACTTTGAGTTTCGCGAGATGATGGCCCTGGCACCGCGTTTTTTCAAACACTCTCACAATCGCAATATTAAGCTAGAGTATCGTGAAGCACGTACAACTGCGGGGACCCTTTCCGGTGTTATTCTAATCGCCACTGACAAAACAGGTGAGGAAAAGGTTCAGCGCGAACTGAAAAAGCAAAAGGACTATGTGGACCGGGTAGTCAAGATTCTCCACCACCGAAGTCAATTTCAGAATTACTTTGACTACCTGCGGACCACCCTGGAATGGTTGAAGTCCCTGTCAGATGCAGACTTTGCCTCCTCGGGTAATTTGGAGCAAATCAAAAGGGCCTTGCACAACCTTAAGGGCACCACAGGATCTTTTCACTTGAACGAGCTTCTCGACATCATTCACCAGTCCGAAAACCTTCTTGCCACCTATGTGGAGAGTCAAAACCCCACCCACCTCAAAGAGTTCAAGTTTTACCTCTCTGAGATGGAGATCTATGTCCGCATGTTTCTTTTGGAATATGAGTTTATTCTTGGCCGAGATTTCACGACCAAGGGACGCATCACTGAGGTGAACTGGGAGGATTTAAGATCTGTCTACAAATCCCTGATTTCTAATGACGTGCCAAATGAAGTCAGGGAGAAGTTCCTTAAGAATTTAATGTCCAAGAAAATCAGCGACTGCCTCGCCTATTTGAATTCGGCCCTGCAAATTGCCGCGGAAAGGACAGGCAAACGTTGTTTTCCCATCATCTTTGAAGGTGGAGATTTGCTAGTCATAGAGGATAGCTACAAGGAACTATTCAGCACCTTTGTCCACTTTGCCAGCAATGCTGCCCGCCATGGCATTGAATCCCCTTCGGATCGGGAGACATTGGGAAAGCCCCTCTCTGGTCAAATGAGGATTGCCTGCACGATCGAATCCAGTGAGGGTCAACAATGGCTCAAGATAGAGTTTAAGGATGACGGTCAGGGAATCTCAGCCAAGGCTGTCCGTGATCGCCTGAAGGCTATGGGAAGACCAGCTCCAAAGACCACTCCTGATGAAGAAGTCATCCAAGTAATCTTTGAGCCCGATTTTTCAACTGCGAAAAAAGTAGATCTGATTGCCGGCCGTGGCGTTGGCCTCAACGCCATCTATGAAAGCGCAATCCAAATGGGTGGCCAGGTCACCGTCACGAGCGAGCGTGGAAAAGGCACCACCTTCACCGTTTGTGTTCCTTATTTGTGGGATTTGGATACCGCGCAGCGAGCGCAGCAAACAAAGGCCGCCTAA
- a CDS encoding response regulator, which produces MFSPDSRILLIDDFELTRVTLRIGLTNLGYKHLDEADDGDSALKKIVDAYGSGKPYDLIFCDWNMPNLSGLELLKKIRQDNRFVRLPFIMVTAEADRANVIEALIAGANDYVVKPFDADIISKKIEMVAKKLTSQKSA; this is translated from the coding sequence ATGTTTTCACCAGATAGCCGCATACTCCTTATCGACGACTTTGAGTTGACCCGCGTCACCCTGCGCATAGGTCTCACCAATTTGGGTTACAAACACCTGGATGAGGCTGATGACGGTGACAGCGCACTCAAAAAGATAGTCGATGCCTATGGCTCTGGAAAACCCTACGACCTCATCTTCTGCGACTGGAATATGCCCAATCTGTCAGGGTTGGAGCTTCTCAAGAAGATCCGCCAGGACAATCGCTTCGTGCGCCTCCCCTTTATCATGGTCACCGCCGAGGCGGATCGAGCCAACGTCATTGAAGCTCTCATTGCCGGGGCCAATGATTACGTCGTGAAACCCTTTGATGCTGATATTATCTCTAAGAAAATTGAAATGGTCGCCAAGAAGTTGACAAGCCAGAAATCGGCCTAA
- a CDS encoding chemotaxis protein CheX, whose protein sequence is MRTDGSAAKCLSLDDALGEILIESTVKVFSMTFGIDVTSQGHQIVPNFQGKGDVSGSVGMVQDRIEASLTVSFPESTILGIINLVYDPAVTEINMSTKQAVGELTNVIYGVIKQALNERGYQFKMAIPSVIVGKSHSIQPISKSSTLVAPFETPYGPFSAYLVLQGQP, encoded by the coding sequence ATGCGAACTGATGGTTCGGCAGCAAAATGTTTGAGCCTCGATGATGCCCTAGGGGAAATATTAATTGAGAGCACGGTAAAAGTCTTTTCCATGACCTTTGGCATTGATGTGACATCCCAAGGCCATCAAATTGTCCCCAACTTTCAAGGTAAAGGGGATGTGTCCGGCTCAGTCGGTATGGTTCAGGACCGAATTGAAGCTAGCCTGACTGTCAGCTTTCCCGAGTCAACGATACTGGGTATTATCAATCTCGTCTATGACCCTGCCGTGACGGAAATCAACATGTCGACCAAGCAGGCCGTCGGTGAGTTAACCAATGTGATCTACGGCGTTATCAAGCAGGCTCTCAACGAACGGGGCTATCAATTTAAAATGGCCATTCCCAGCGTCATCGTAGGTAAAAGCCATTCCATTCAGCCGATTTCCAAGAGCAGCACACTGGTGGCTCCCTTTGAAACGCCCTATGGCCCCTTTTCAGCCTACCTTGTTCTGCAAGGGCAGCCGTAG
- the tadA gene encoding Flp pilus assembly complex ATPase component TadA, whose amino-acid sequence MGSDNASVMKISQLDQANTTVPRMVEYLFDLAIRAGASDIHMGINNVPGDKQRYLLRLRVAGRLRVVKSQFINSHYDEVIQRVKILAGLNTTNIGLPQDGQIVLERGGGDDVTLRVAIIPNQEAEEVCIRIQRNERFITMDQLLMTEKMFNNVQDLIRRQNGMIILNGPAGSGKTTTILSFLHELAGPEKKIITAEDPIERRLPFVNHVQVTEKAGYAELSRTYMRQDADIIFIGEIRDAESAITSVQLAQTGHLVLTTLHTRDSIGVIARMKAFDIHPNFIADTLIGSLAQRLVLGLCHHCKVEYQPDPRILKNCEKILPPPDGVKFYKEGPGCDKCTEVVNGEVIMKGSSGLVPIFELFVVDSEIQEAINREQTKIEIRELARKRGMTTLAEEALLRVYQGYIDLASVYGSVFSNRD is encoded by the coding sequence TTGGGTTCAGATAATGCATCAGTGATGAAGATCTCACAATTGGATCAGGCCAATACCACTGTTCCGCGAATGGTGGAGTACCTCTTTGACCTGGCCATTCGCGCTGGTGCCAGTGACATTCACATGGGAATCAACAATGTTCCCGGCGACAAACAGCGCTACCTACTACGCCTGCGCGTGGCTGGTCGTTTGCGAGTGGTCAAATCCCAGTTTATCAATTCTCACTACGACGAAGTCATTCAACGGGTGAAAATCCTGGCCGGTCTAAATACCACCAACATTGGCCTACCTCAGGATGGACAGATTGTGCTTGAAAGAGGTGGCGGTGACGATGTCACCCTGCGGGTGGCGATTATTCCCAATCAGGAAGCGGAAGAAGTTTGTATCCGGATTCAGCGCAACGAACGCTTTATCACCATGGACCAACTGTTGATGACAGAAAAGATGTTCAATAACGTTCAGGATCTCATTCGCCGCCAGAACGGAATGATTATCCTCAATGGTCCCGCCGGAAGTGGTAAGACCACCACCATTTTGTCCTTCCTTCATGAGTTGGCCGGACCCGAGAAAAAAATCATTACCGCTGAAGATCCCATTGAGCGGCGCCTTCCTTTTGTGAATCATGTGCAGGTCACTGAGAAAGCCGGCTATGCTGAACTCAGCCGAACCTATATGCGGCAAGATGCGGATATTATCTTTATTGGTGAGATCCGTGACGCCGAATCGGCCATCACTTCTGTGCAGCTAGCACAAACGGGTCACCTGGTTCTTACAACTCTCCACACTCGTGATTCGATTGGAGTGATCGCGAGGATGAAGGCCTTTGATATTCATCCCAACTTTATTGCCGATACCTTGATTGGCTCATTGGCGCAACGTCTTGTGCTCGGGCTTTGCCATCACTGCAAGGTGGAGTACCAACCAGACCCACGAATTCTTAAAAACTGTGAGAAGATCCTGCCTCCTCCGGACGGAGTGAAGTTTTACAAGGAAGGGCCCGGCTGTGACAAGTGCACGGAGGTCGTCAACGGTGAGGTGATCATGAAGGGCTCTAGCGGGCTGGTCCCCATTTTTGAACTCTTTGTGGTCGATTCGGAAATCCAAGAAGCTATTAATCGCGAACAGACAAAGATTGAAATTCGTGAGCTTGCACGCAAGAGAGGGATGACGACGCTCGCTGAAGAGGCTCTACTTCGTGTCTACCAGGGCTACATCGATTTAGCTTCAGTTTATGGCTCGGTCTTTTCCAACCGAGATTAG